From the genome of Anabrus simplex isolate iqAnaSimp1 chromosome X, ASM4041472v1, whole genome shotgun sequence, one region includes:
- the LOC136886800 gene encoding uncharacterized protein isoform X2 produces the protein MWLSVLVVLLRCLLPTAQSSEQLPPSPCPSVFSYEGRTAERDRWYGVVLVTTDAPLTGLRLDVKLSRPAHIMGNWEGEVTTSDNQRFTILNLEKKIVPGPPISVRIFVKFSENREIPVVDTIALNGRQICPLQANIYHKTPDADRPWRPSELETGLEPAEPVEIDSGYQASLSQSFRPNELSSSWKTTTDYSAYNDERPGGGYESGRQPATRRPSGGYDTDIDSGRQPPTRRPSGGYDSDIDSGRQPATRRPSGGYDTDIDTGRQPPTRRPSGGYDSDIDSGRQPPTRRPSGGYDSDIDSGRQPATRRPSGGSDSDIDSGRQPATRRPSGGYDSDIDSGRQPATRRPSGGYDSDIDSGKQPPTRRPSGGYDSDIDSGRQPPTRRPSGGYDSDIDSGRQPPTRRPSGGYDSDIDSGRQPPTRRPSGGYDSDIDSGRQPATRRPSGGYDSDIDSGRQPPTRRPSGGYDSDIDSGRQPPTRRPSGGYDSDIDSGRQPPTRRPSGGYDSDIDSGRQPPTRHPSSGYDSHIDTGGQPSTRQPSVGYDGEFKNPSTKKTGGNEYQTSSTTRRSGGEVQNSTRRPNNNYGSDEVKIPSTTRRPSGNDDSSNNGGTRRPTSQSTGDRPPDRDVEWFDASTGRPDREDSTPDVSDGRCGQISISATPLVTHGQSTARGQWPWHAALYRAKGINLTYICGGTLVSSSAVVTAAHCVTKMIGNWPLDPDNLVVYLGKYHLKLWSEGGVQNRQVAEVHVHPEYNSSDFRSDVAVLTLSSPVDYTQFVRPVCLWGEDSTDLRDVEGREGYVVGWGFDEESRVTEQLMMARMPIVSQQSCLWSYPEFFSHFTNNKTYCAGFNNGTSVCNGDSGGGMVLPEQQADGSTVWRLRGLVSISVSKEEKRVCDTKHYVVFTDLAKYRDWIQNYLK, from the exons AACTGGGAGGGTGAAGTGACAACCAGCGATAATCAGAGGTTCACAATTCTAAACCTGGAGAAGAAGATTGTTCCTGGACCACCCATTTCAGTAAGGATCTTTGTGAAGTTCTCCGAGAACCGGGAGATTCCTGTTGTGGACACGATTGCTCTCAACGGTAGACAGATCTGTCCTTTACAAG CCAACATCTACCACAAGACTCCGGATGCAGACAGACCGTGGCGTCCATCAGAGCTAGAGACTGGTCTCGAGCCTGCAGAACCTGTAGAGATTGACAGTGGCTACCAAGCGTCTCTGTCGCAATCATTTCGTCCTAACGAGTTGTCCTCTTCATGGAAGACGACCACAGACTACAGCGCCTACAATGACGAACGACCAGGTGGTGGGTATGAAAGTGGACGACAGCCGGCAACAAGACGTCCTAGTGGTGGCTATGATACCGACATAGACAGTGGAAGACAACCACCAACAAGGCGTCCTAGTGGTGGCTACGATAGCGACATAGACAGTGGACGACAGCCGGCAACAAGACGTCCTAGTGGTGGCTATGATACCGACATAGACACTGGAAGACAACCACCAACAAGGCGTCCTAGTGGTGGCTACGATAGCGACATAGACAGTGGAAGACAACCACCAACAAGGCGTCCTAGTGGTGGCTACGATAGCGACATAGACAGTGGACGACAGCCGGCAACAAGACGTCCTAGTGGTGGCTCCGATAGCGACATAGACAGTGGAAGACAACCAGCAACAAGACGTCCTAGTGGTGGCTACGATAGCGACATAGACAGTGGACGACAGCCGGCAACAAGACGTCCTAGTGGTGGCTACGATAGCGACATAGACAGTGGAAAACAACCGCCAACAAGACGTCCTAGTGGTGGCTACGATAGCGACATAGACAGTGGAAGACAACCGCCAACAAGACGTCCTAGTGGTGGCTACGATAGCGACATAGACAGTGGAAGACAACCGCCAACAAGACGTCCTAGTGGTGGCTACGATAGCGACATAGACAGTGGAAGACAACCACCAACAAGGCGTCCTAGTGGTGGCTACGATAGCGACATAGACAGTGGACGACAGCCAGCAACAAGACGTCCTAGTGGTGGCTACGATAGCGACATAGACAGTGGAAGACAACCGCCAACAAGACGTCCTAGTGGTGGCTACGATAGCGACATAGACAGTGGAAGACAACCGCCAACAAGACGTCCTAGTGGTGGCTACGATAGCGACATAGACAGTGGAAGACAACCGCCAACAAGACGTCCTAGTGGTGGCTACGATAGCGACATAGACAGTGGAAGACAACCACCAACAAGGCATCCAAGCAGCGGCTATGATAGTCATATAGACACTGGAGGACAACCGTCAACAAGGCAACCAAGTGTTGGTTATGACGGTGAATTTAAAAATCCTTCAACAAAGAAGACAGGTGGTAATGAATATCAGACTTCATCTACAACTAGGCGATCAGGTGGTGAAGTTCAAAATTCAACCAGGCGACCAAATAACAACTATGGCAGTGATGAAGTTAAAATACCATCAACCACAAGACGTCCTAGTGGCAATGACGATTCAAGTAACAATGGAGGTACGAGGAGGCCAACGTCACAGAGCACAGGTGATCGCCCGCCAGACAGAGACGTGGAGTGGTTCGACGCATCCACAGGACGACCTGACAGAGAGGACTCAACTCCAGATGTCTCAG ATGGCAGATGCGGTCAGATAAGCATCTCGGCAACACCGCTGGTGACGCACGGTCAGAGCACCGCCCGTGGGCAGTGGCCTTGGCACGCGGCGCTCTACAGGGCCAAGGGAATCAACCTGACCTACATCTGTGGAGGAACTCTGGTCAGCTCATCAGCTGTCGTCACAG CTGCTCACTGCGTGACCAAGATGATAGGCAACTGGCCACTGGACCCGGACAATCTGGTGGTGTATCTCGGCAAATACCACCTCAAACTGTGGAGCGAAGGGGGAGTTCAGAACAGACAG GTGGCAGAGGTTCACGTCCATCCGGAGTACAACAGCAGCGACTTCCGCTCTGACGTAGCCGTGCTCACCCTCTCCAGTCCAGTCGACTACACCCAGTTTGTACGCCCCGTCTGTCTGTGGGGAGAAGACAGTACGGACCTGAGAGACGTCGAGGGACGAGAGGGATAC GTGGTAGGGTGGGGCTTCGATGAGGAGAGCAGGGTGACGGAGCAGCTGATGATGGCCCGCATGCCCATCGTGTCCCAACAGTCCTGCCTGTGGAGCTACCCCGAGTTCTTCTCCCACTTCACCAACAACAAGACCTACTGCGCTGGATTCAATAATG GGACGAGCGTGTGTAACGGGGACAGCGGAGGAGGGATGGTTCTCCCTGAGCAGCAAGCAGACGGCTCCACGGTGTGGCGACTGCGGGGACTCGTAAGCATCAGCGTGTCAAAGGAGGAGAAGAGAGTGTGCGATACCAAGCATTACGTCGTGTTCACGGACCTGGCTAAGTATCGTGACTGGATCCAAAACTACCTTAAATGA
- the LOC136886800 gene encoding uncharacterized protein isoform X1, with amino-acid sequence MWLSVLVVLLRCLLPTAQSSEQLPPSPCPSVFSYEGRTAERDRWYGVVLVTTDAPLTGLRLDVKLSRPAHIMGNWEGEVTTSDNQRFTILNLEKKIVPGPPISVRIFVKFSENREIPVVDTIALNGRQICPLQANIYHKTPDADRPWRPSELETGLEPAEPVEIDSGYQASLSQSFRPNELSSSWKTTTDYSAYNDERPGGGYESGRQPATRRPSGGYDTDIDSGRQPPTRRPSGGYDSDIDSGRQPATRRPSGGYDTDIDTGRQPPTRRPSGGYDSDIDSGRQPPTRRPSGGYDSDIDSGRQPATRRPSGGSDSDIDSGRQPATRRPSGGYDSDIDSGRQPATRRPSGGYDSDIDSGKQPPTRRPSGGYDSDIDSGRQPPTRRPSGGYDSDIDSGRQPPTRRPSGGYDSDIDSGRQPPTRRPSGGYDSDIDSGRQPATRRPSGGYDSDIDSGRQPPTRRPSGGYDSDIDSGRQPPTRRPSGGYDSDIDSGRQPPTRRPSGGYDSDIDSGRQPPTRHPSSGYDSHIDTGGQPSTRQPSVGYDGEFKNPSTKKTGGNEYQTSSTTRRSGGEVQNSTRRPNNNYGSDEVKIPSTTRRPSGNDDSSNNGGTRRPTSQSTGDRPPDRDVEWFDASTGRPDREDSTPDVSDGRCGQISISATPLVTHGQSTARGQWPWHAALYRAKGINLTYICGGTLVSSSAVVTAAHCVTKMIGNWPLDPDNLVVYLGKYHLKLWSEGGVQNRQVAEVHVHPEYNSSDFRSDVAVLTLSSPVDYTQFVRPVCLWGEDSTDLRDVEGREGYVVGWGFDEESRVTEQLMMARMPIVSQQSCLWSYPEFFSHFTNNKTYCAGFNNASVSGTSVCNGDSGGGMVLPEQQADGSTVWRLRGLVSISVSKEEKRVCDTKHYVVFTDLAKYRDWIQNYLK; translated from the exons AACTGGGAGGGTGAAGTGACAACCAGCGATAATCAGAGGTTCACAATTCTAAACCTGGAGAAGAAGATTGTTCCTGGACCACCCATTTCAGTAAGGATCTTTGTGAAGTTCTCCGAGAACCGGGAGATTCCTGTTGTGGACACGATTGCTCTCAACGGTAGACAGATCTGTCCTTTACAAG CCAACATCTACCACAAGACTCCGGATGCAGACAGACCGTGGCGTCCATCAGAGCTAGAGACTGGTCTCGAGCCTGCAGAACCTGTAGAGATTGACAGTGGCTACCAAGCGTCTCTGTCGCAATCATTTCGTCCTAACGAGTTGTCCTCTTCATGGAAGACGACCACAGACTACAGCGCCTACAATGACGAACGACCAGGTGGTGGGTATGAAAGTGGACGACAGCCGGCAACAAGACGTCCTAGTGGTGGCTATGATACCGACATAGACAGTGGAAGACAACCACCAACAAGGCGTCCTAGTGGTGGCTACGATAGCGACATAGACAGTGGACGACAGCCGGCAACAAGACGTCCTAGTGGTGGCTATGATACCGACATAGACACTGGAAGACAACCACCAACAAGGCGTCCTAGTGGTGGCTACGATAGCGACATAGACAGTGGAAGACAACCACCAACAAGGCGTCCTAGTGGTGGCTACGATAGCGACATAGACAGTGGACGACAGCCGGCAACAAGACGTCCTAGTGGTGGCTCCGATAGCGACATAGACAGTGGAAGACAACCAGCAACAAGACGTCCTAGTGGTGGCTACGATAGCGACATAGACAGTGGACGACAGCCGGCAACAAGACGTCCTAGTGGTGGCTACGATAGCGACATAGACAGTGGAAAACAACCGCCAACAAGACGTCCTAGTGGTGGCTACGATAGCGACATAGACAGTGGAAGACAACCGCCAACAAGACGTCCTAGTGGTGGCTACGATAGCGACATAGACAGTGGAAGACAACCGCCAACAAGACGTCCTAGTGGTGGCTACGATAGCGACATAGACAGTGGAAGACAACCACCAACAAGGCGTCCTAGTGGTGGCTACGATAGCGACATAGACAGTGGACGACAGCCAGCAACAAGACGTCCTAGTGGTGGCTACGATAGCGACATAGACAGTGGAAGACAACCGCCAACAAGACGTCCTAGTGGTGGCTACGATAGCGACATAGACAGTGGAAGACAACCGCCAACAAGACGTCCTAGTGGTGGCTACGATAGCGACATAGACAGTGGAAGACAACCGCCAACAAGACGTCCTAGTGGTGGCTACGATAGCGACATAGACAGTGGAAGACAACCACCAACAAGGCATCCAAGCAGCGGCTATGATAGTCATATAGACACTGGAGGACAACCGTCAACAAGGCAACCAAGTGTTGGTTATGACGGTGAATTTAAAAATCCTTCAACAAAGAAGACAGGTGGTAATGAATATCAGACTTCATCTACAACTAGGCGATCAGGTGGTGAAGTTCAAAATTCAACCAGGCGACCAAATAACAACTATGGCAGTGATGAAGTTAAAATACCATCAACCACAAGACGTCCTAGTGGCAATGACGATTCAAGTAACAATGGAGGTACGAGGAGGCCAACGTCACAGAGCACAGGTGATCGCCCGCCAGACAGAGACGTGGAGTGGTTCGACGCATCCACAGGACGACCTGACAGAGAGGACTCAACTCCAGATGTCTCAG ATGGCAGATGCGGTCAGATAAGCATCTCGGCAACACCGCTGGTGACGCACGGTCAGAGCACCGCCCGTGGGCAGTGGCCTTGGCACGCGGCGCTCTACAGGGCCAAGGGAATCAACCTGACCTACATCTGTGGAGGAACTCTGGTCAGCTCATCAGCTGTCGTCACAG CTGCTCACTGCGTGACCAAGATGATAGGCAACTGGCCACTGGACCCGGACAATCTGGTGGTGTATCTCGGCAAATACCACCTCAAACTGTGGAGCGAAGGGGGAGTTCAGAACAGACAG GTGGCAGAGGTTCACGTCCATCCGGAGTACAACAGCAGCGACTTCCGCTCTGACGTAGCCGTGCTCACCCTCTCCAGTCCAGTCGACTACACCCAGTTTGTACGCCCCGTCTGTCTGTGGGGAGAAGACAGTACGGACCTGAGAGACGTCGAGGGACGAGAGGGATAC GTGGTAGGGTGGGGCTTCGATGAGGAGAGCAGGGTGACGGAGCAGCTGATGATGGCCCGCATGCCCATCGTGTCCCAACAGTCCTGCCTGTGGAGCTACCCCGAGTTCTTCTCCCACTTCACCAACAACAAGACCTACTGCGCTGGATTCAATAATG CATCTGTTTCAGGGACGAGCGTGTGTAACGGGGACAGCGGAGGAGGGATGGTTCTCCCTGAGCAGCAAGCAGACGGCTCCACGGTGTGGCGACTGCGGGGACTCGTAAGCATCAGCGTGTCAAAGGAGGAGAAGAGAGTGTGCGATACCAAGCATTACGTCGTGTTCACGGACCTGGCTAAGTATCGTGACTGGATCCAAAACTACCTTAAATGA